One window of the Salvelinus alpinus chromosome 13, SLU_Salpinus.1, whole genome shotgun sequence genome contains the following:
- the LOC139537415 gene encoding nuclear receptor-interacting protein 1-like, translating into MTHGEEPGPETHTDSAVLTYLEGLLMHPVASGPGATATRRSEADRGHGNQVEQVNKMARPFQLPSHGPAIVTVQKAGNGPALHHGVSQNLKKARLLRSGAWNEPGAQRLSSPPVELPSQGGGGDLQNGALEGSPHAGESTLLASLLQSFSSRLQNVAMSQQSTKPPSECSPPTEPPPAADKERLACYGMASSRLKGLMRKSKMQNHSSTPYSRRGHGHSQDRPSESPCSVQSSTPPSTPTAAAASTDAQSCAERLKAVANLVKIRSSPAPSPKPSVACSQLALLLSSEAHLQQYSREHALKVQHSGHSASERLAAMATQQTQDKRPPSVGEAPPTSTTTVTPDALSSLTAQNRTATTTLPRLALNSSSRQRSPSSLLPAHSSPCPTPLPLPLTPHTDTQTQPQTPTTEKRGFDSRPARPPQTCSSLLLLLLNNHNNQKQLTKNGHLEDDCGVLPPSRGSSVTSDSECSVQEKSLVKREESCSDAESSYSTCSPIDLSMRSRASTRAPETRPKATSPSTSVSYSSSSTAFSSSSSSAIFSSAPTVFSSSTTFSPSSTVLSSSSTAFSSSSSSSLDKLTESLLNKWKPDPSGPKVPQVKKEIEMSPDLKSHPRVTLMQLLLERRNNDKVNKIVVDPDLQHDATLSSLSRGPLKSLAPWEEVRTQSPLDRSGLPLYSLSRDPSSTPSPYPSPHVQSSPLDLCKSKPFPAEKAADEPAFSASKLLQNLAQCGTASPSPPMVPSKVPRRELEVGGGRPLALLERLNAPIQRNTTIIPLSDRPSGSGTPSFGRRGEVSPTSSQIENLLERRTVLQLLLGASSSSASSVASATHRDRDRSGGRCSVEMAAGSCYEKPPGTSVICDRSKGPSAAEFKVKTEPGEEVLGLLSSTVCQDVTSRKRRGGGGEGGYDDRHSPLSEPQQDLKKEPRPTEVIAKYGLLSQLLKQQSATYYTSATQPHTDRWPSPVPVKEEQRDYHQQGPSPKKRRLCSELAMSLNNGSLHRAVVDIGSSHSHNSLVQSQIQEEPDYHRGLRSPNEEEAPARSPSSEALLPRESRGFNVLKQLLLSDNCLKELSQQPRGVPSPSVPSVLQTNGKANGSVLNLNQSGYNQHDLLNLPTLPWHHPHSSLNSGPPSHLRPLPTPQTGDISQRSPWGRHTAPPPRQDSPKRYHTPVKREPESPVQWAGRDQEEEGCDLRPDSPRLTRSNPILYYMLQKGSAQLRREGRDQAEGTQGSGPGGVKVKEEPGNDGHDAYEHKVSSATTTQHSSLSPPYNNNKHSHKNDRLSDSSDKW; encoded by the coding sequence ATGACTCATGGGGAGGAGCCTGGCCCTGAGACACACACGGATTCAGCTGTTTTAACTTATCTGGAAGGTTTACTGATGCATCCCGTGGCGTCTGGGCCTGGGGCCACGGCAACCCGGAGATCAGAGGCTGACCGAGGGCACGGCAACCAGGTGGAGCAAGTCAACAAGATGGCCCGGCCCTTCCAGCTGCCCAGCCACGGTCCCGCCATCGTCACTGTTCAGAAGGCCGGGAACGGCCCTGCCCTGCACCATGGGGTCTCCCAGAACCTGAAGAAGGCCCGGCTACTCCGCTCAGGGGCCTGGAATGAGCCTGGAGCCCAGAGGCTGAGCTCCCCCCCTGTGGAGCTGCCCAgccaggggggtggaggagaccTGCAAAACGGGGCCTTGGAGGGCTCTCCTCACGCTGGGGAGAGCACCCTGCTGGCTTCCCTGCTCCAGTCCTTCAGCTCCAGACTGCAGAATGTAGCCATGTCGCAGCAGTCCACCAAACCCCCCAGCGAGTGCTCCCCACCCACCGAGCCCCCTCCTGCTGCAGACAAGGAGCGGCTCGCCTGCTACGGCATGGCCTCCAGCCGCCTTAAGGGCCTGATGAGGAAGAGCAAGATGCAGAACCACAGTAGCACGCCTTACAGCCGGCGAGGCCACGGCCATAGCCAGGACAGGCCCTCTGAGTCCCCCTGCTCGGTACAGAGCAGCACCCCTCCTTCTACCCCTACCGCTGCTGCTGCTTCCACTGATGCTCAGTCCTGTGCAGAACGGCTCAAGGCTGTGGCCAACCTGGTAAAGATCCGCTCCAGCCCCGCCCCCTCGCCCAAGCCCAGTGTGGCCTGCAGTCAGTTGGCCCTGCTGCTGTCCAGTGAGGCCCACCTGCAGCAGTACAGTAGGGAGCATGCACTCAAGGTCCAGCACTCGGGCCACTCGGCCAGCGAGAGACTGGCCGCCATGGCAACGCAGCAGACCCAGGACAAGAGGCCGCCCAGTGTGGGAGAGGCTCCGCCCACCAGCACCACCACCGTTACCCCAGACGCGCTAAGCTCCTTAACTGCCCAAAACAGAACAGCGACAACAACACTCCCCCGACTGGCACTAAACTCCAGCTCAAGGCAGCGGAGCCCCTCCTCCCTGCTGCCAGCTCACAGCTCACCCTGCCCCACCCCTCTTCCTCTGCCCCTCACCCCCCACACCGACACCCAGACCCAACCCCAAACCCCCACTACTGAGAAACGTGGCTTTGACTCACGCCCCGCCAGGCCCCCCCAGACCTGTAGCAGCCTGCTCCTGCTGCTcctcaacaaccacaacaaccagaAGCAGCTGACTAAGAACGGGCACCTGGAGGACGACTGTGGGGTCCTGCCCCCTAGCCGCGGCTCCTCAGTCACCTCTGACAGCGAGTGCTCCGTCCAGGAGAAGAGCCTGGtcaagagagaggagagctgcAGCGACGCAGAGAGCTCCTACTCCACCTGTTCTCCCATTGACCTCTCTATGAGGAGTAGGGCCAGCACCAGAGCTCCAGAGACCAGGCCTAAagccacctccccctccacctctgtTTCCTACTCTTCCTCTTCTACTGCTTTCTCCTCCAGCTCTTCTTCTGCTATCTTTTCCTCTGCCCCTACTGTTTTCTCTTCCTCCActactttctctccctcctctaccgttctctcctcttcctccactgctttctcttcctcctcttcctcctccttagACAAACTCACTGAGTCCCTGCTAAACAAGTGGAAGCCAGATCCCTCCGGTCCGAAGGTCCCCCAGGTTAAGAAGGAGATTGAAATGAGCCCAGACCTTAAGTCCCACCCCAGGGTCACTCTCATGCAGCTCCTTCTGGAGCGCAGGAATAACGACAAGGTAAACAAAATTGTGGTTGATCCAGATTTGCAGCATGACGCAACCCTGTCCAGTCTGTCACGGGGCCCACTTAAATCACTGGCCCCCTGGGAGGAAGTAAGGACACAGAGCCCTCTGGACAGATCAGGCCTTCCATTGTACTCTCTCAGCCGAGACCCCAGCAGCACCCCATCCCCCTACCCCTCTCCCCATGTCCAGTCCAGCCCTCTGGATCTGTGTAAGTCTAAACCCTTCCCTGCTGAGAAAGCTGCAGATGAGCCGGCGTTCAGCGCCAGTAAACTGTTACAGAACCTGGCCCAGTGCGGCACCGCCTCGCCCTCCCCACCCATGGTTCCCAGCAAAGTACCCAGACGGGAGCTGGAGGTGGGTGGTGGCAGGCCTCTGGCTCTGCTGGAGAGGCTCAATGCCCCCATCCAGAGGAACACAACAATTATCCCCCTCTCAGACAGGCCCTCGGGCAGCGGCACACCTTCGTTCGGTCGCCGTGGGGAGGTGTCGCCCACCTCGTCCCAGATCGAGAACCTTTTGGAGCGTCGCACAGTACTGCAGCTCCTGCTGGGAGCGAgctcctcctctgcctcctccgtGGCCTCAGCcacccacagagacagagacaggtccGGTGGGAGGTGCAGTGTGGAGATGGCAGCGGGGAGCTGCTATGAGAAGCCCCCTGGCACCTCTGTCATCTGTGACAGATCCAAGGGGCCCTCGGCAGCAGAATTCAAGGTTAAAACTGAACCAGGGGAAGAGGTCCTAGGCCTGTTGTCCTCTACAGTGTGTCAGGATGTGACGAGcagaaagagaaggggaggaggaggagaaggagggtatGACGACAGGCACAGCCCGCTCTCTGAACCCCAGCAGGACCTAAAAAAAGAGCCCCGGCCCACAGAGGTCATTGCTAAATATGGCCTCCTCAGCCAGCTCCTAAAACAGCAGAGCGCTACCTACTACACCAGCgctacacagccacacacagatcGCTGGCCCAGCCCTGTCCCTGtgaaggaggagcagagagactaccaccaaCAGGGGCCCAGCCCTAAAAAGAGACGGCTCTGCTCAGAGCTGGCTATGAGCCTGAACAATGGCAGCCTTCATAGGGCCGTGGTGGACATTGGAAGCAGCCACAGCCACAACAGCCTGGTCCAAAGCCAGATACAGGAGGAGCCTGATTACCACAGGGGCCTCAGGAGCCCTAATGAGGAGGAGGCCCCAGCCAGGAGCCCCAGCAGTGAAGCTCTCCTCCCCAGGGAGAGCCGGGGCTTCAACGTGCTCAAACAACTGCTCCTGTCTGACAATTGTCTGAAGGAGCTGTCCCAGCAGCCCCGGGGAGTCCCcagcccctctgtcccctctgtgTTGCAGACAAATGGTAAAGCCAACGGGAGCGTCCTCAACCTCAATCAGTCAGGCTACAATCAACACGACCTCCTCAACCTGCCTACCCTGCCCTGGCACCACCCCCATAGCTCCCTCAACTCAGGGCCACCCAGCCACCTCAGACCCCTGCCCACCCCCCAGACAGGGGACATCAGTCAACGCTCCCCCTGGGGGCGacacacagcccccccaccccGTCAGGACTCGCCCAAACGGTACCACACCCCGGTGAAACGGGAGCCGGAGAGCCCGGTGCAGTGGGCAGGTCGAgaccaggaggaggagggctgtGACTTGCGCCCAGACTCCCCCCGGCTCACCCGCTCCAACCCCATCCTGTACTACATGCTGCAAAAGGGTAGCGCTCAgctgaggagggaggggagggaccaGGCGGAGGGGACCCAGGGGTCAGGGCCAGGGGGAGTGAAGGTGAAGGAGGAGCCAGGTAATGATGGCCATGATGCCTATGAACACAAAGTGAGCTCTGCCACCACCACCCAGCActcctccctgtcccctccctACAATAACAACAAGCACAGCCACAAAAACGACAGGCTGAGCGACTCATCTGACAAATGGTAG